From Desulfobotulus pelophilus, the proteins below share one genomic window:
- the moaA gene encoding GTP 3',8-cyclase MoaA encodes MTLPLQDGCGRPVTYLRISITDHCNLRCLYCTPEKPNPRLSHQHILRFEEILVIAQTALDMGIRKIRITGGEPLIRKGVFSFLNHLGKLPGLRRLAITTNGVRLASTLNQLEEAGVHQLNISLDTMDPGKFARITGKDCFHTVWEGIERAVESGSFRIKLNAVALRGINEKDFLPLASLARQWPVSVRFIEEMPIGHRHNRNHRPILVPEIRQILEPLGPLSPISSEAEDGPASRFSFPGAIGEIGFIPALSRHFCHNCNRLRLTADGRLRPCLLSDESMDIGGPLRRGVPNSRLQEILRESLKHKGAEHHFNPESADQVDTAMIRIGG; translated from the coding sequence GTGACCCTACCTCTTCAGGATGGATGCGGCAGGCCCGTCACCTATCTGCGCATTTCCATAACAGATCACTGCAATCTTAGGTGTCTCTACTGCACTCCCGAAAAACCCAATCCCAGGCTTTCCCATCAGCATATTTTGCGCTTTGAGGAAATTCTTGTAATTGCTCAGACAGCCCTTGATATGGGAATCCGTAAAATACGCATTACGGGCGGAGAACCCCTGATTCGAAAAGGCGTCTTTTCTTTTCTGAATCATTTGGGAAAACTTCCGGGTCTCCGCCGTCTTGCCATCACCACGAATGGTGTACGGCTGGCTTCTACCCTTAATCAGCTCGAGGAGGCCGGAGTTCATCAACTCAACATCAGTCTGGATACCATGGACCCCGGCAAATTTGCCCGCATCACAGGCAAAGACTGCTTCCATACCGTGTGGGAAGGGATAGAAAGAGCCGTTGAATCCGGTTCTTTCCGGATCAAACTCAATGCCGTTGCCCTTCGGGGAATCAATGAAAAAGATTTTCTTCCACTGGCCTCCCTTGCCCGTCAATGGCCCGTCAGTGTCCGCTTCATTGAGGAAATGCCCATCGGTCATCGCCACAACAGGAACCACCGCCCCATACTGGTACCCGAAATCCGACAGATTCTGGAACCCCTCGGCCCTCTCTCACCCATCAGCAGCGAAGCCGAAGACGGTCCTGCAAGCCGCTTTTCCTTTCCGGGAGCCATCGGAGAAATCGGCTTCATCCCGGCACTGAGCAGACATTTCTGCCACAATTGCAACCGCCTCAGACTCACTGCCGATGGACGCCTGCGGCCCTGCCTTCTTTCCGATGAAAGCATGGACATAGGAGGCCCCCTGCGCCGGGGAGTACCCAATAGCAGACTGCAGGAAATATTACGGGAAAGTCTAAAGCATAAAGGCGCGGAACATCACTTTAACCCGGAGAGCGCAGATCAGGTTGACACGGCTATGATACGAATCGGCGGATAG
- the moaC gene encoding cyclic pyranopterin monophosphate synthase MoaC → MSELTHLDNEGRVRMVDVSDKQPSLRRARAEGSIHMKPETLSQILSGQGRKGNVLETARIAGIMAAKRTAELIPMCHPLILTGIRVDFTTDRNHNCIGIEAEVKTFDKTGVEMEALTAVAAAALTLYDMAKSMDKTMEISGIRLMEKEGGKSGMFVRSSL, encoded by the coding sequence ATGTCCGAACTGACACACCTTGATAACGAAGGACGGGTACGGATGGTAGATGTATCCGATAAACAACCCAGCCTCCGACGCGCCAGAGCAGAAGGCTCCATTCATATGAAACCGGAAACCCTCAGCCAAATCCTTTCCGGTCAGGGAAGAAAAGGCAATGTTCTTGAAACCGCACGCATTGCGGGCATTATGGCTGCCAAACGCACGGCAGAGCTCATTCCCATGTGCCACCCTCTTATTCTGACAGGAATCCGTGTAGATTTTACAACAGACAGAAACCACAACTGCATAGGCATTGAGGCAGAAGTGAAAACCTTTGACAAAACCGGTGTGGAGATGGAAGCGTTAACAGCCGTAGCCGCCGCCGCTCTCACCCTCTATGATATGGCTAAATCCATGGACAAAACCATGGAGATTTCCGGCATACGGCTTATGGAAAAAGAGGGTGGAAAGTCCGGCATGTTTGTACGGAGCAGCCTGTGA
- a CDS encoding DUF2333 family protein, with protein sequence MHNDRDTENSKEETSSFGIFATRQAGKAIFFTLFGLWLTGTIFGIMRSTDSPNPIEAAPSLSSSDREGQSIIRPGSEGHVQTITPRETTRTEMAAETPARSSRAASLPPPNTATSQNVVGWAFVEAAMQPMHHELYERFWGWRPNDLIRPTDNVNNFQLGTLEVTRRTAVKLAEDISRTGSTASFNTHLEQAMNWFMIRPTKFWFPSAESKYKAGLREMGRYQEQLAKGDANFFNRSDNLIPLLIAYKNLLGSCNENLIKSHESDGRPVSFFKADDYFYYSQGVANAMSIILEAVEHDFYPMLQNRDGLDSLRKAIYYCKKAEEIKPLIILNSDMSGLLANHRANLATHISLARFYISVLIATIST encoded by the coding sequence ATGCACAATGACAGGGATACAGAAAATTCAAAAGAGGAAACCAGTTCCTTTGGCATCTTTGCCACCCGTCAGGCAGGCAAGGCAATCTTTTTTACTCTTTTCGGGCTATGGCTTACCGGTACTATTTTCGGGATCATGCGGTCAACAGACAGCCCGAATCCCATTGAAGCAGCACCTTCCCTGTCTTCCAGCGACAGGGAAGGCCAGAGCATCATACGCCCAGGAAGTGAAGGACATGTTCAGACCATCACTCCCAGAGAAACCACCCGGACTGAAATGGCTGCAGAAACTCCTGCCCGGTCTTCCCGTGCAGCATCTTTGCCTCCACCCAATACGGCTACTTCCCAGAATGTAGTCGGCTGGGCTTTTGTGGAAGCAGCCATGCAGCCCATGCATCACGAGCTGTATGAACGATTCTGGGGATGGCGGCCCAATGATCTGATCCGCCCCACGGACAACGTAAACAACTTTCAGCTGGGTACCCTTGAGGTCACACGAAGAACAGCCGTGAAGCTGGCCGAGGATATTTCCCGAACCGGCAGCACGGCTTCCTTCAATACGCATCTGGAGCAGGCCATGAACTGGTTCATGATCCGCCCCACTAAATTCTGGTTTCCATCAGCAGAGTCAAAATATAAGGCAGGACTCAGGGAAATGGGCCGCTACCAGGAACAACTGGCCAAGGGCGATGCCAATTTTTTCAACCGTTCCGACAATCTCATCCCTCTGCTCATTGCCTATAAGAATCTTCTGGGCAGCTGCAATGAGAACCTCATCAAAAGCCATGAAAGCGATGGACGGCCTGTCAGCTTTTTTAAGGCTGACGATTACTTCTATTATTCCCAGGGAGTAGCCAATGCCATGTCCATCATTCTTGAAGCTGTAGAACATGATTTTTATCCCATGCTGCAGAATCGAGACGGGCTGGACAGCCTGCGCAAAGCCATCTATTACTGCAAAAAAGCAGAAGAAATCAAACCACTTATTATTTTAAATAGCGACATGAGCGGGCTTCTCGCCAATCACAGAGCCAATCTTGCCACCCACATATCTCTGGCTCGCTTTTACATTAGTGTTCTGATAGCAACCATTTCCACCTGA
- the selB gene encoding selenocysteine-specific translation elongation factor — protein MKEIILGTAGHIDHGKTSLVRALTGTDTDRLKEEKKRGITIELGFASLNLPDGRRLGVVDVPGHEKFVKNMVAGASGIDIVAMVIAADEGTMPQTREHLEICSLLGIRQGIVVLTKCDLVDEEWLEMVTEDVRDFLSDSFLAEAPIIPVSSHTGQGLEELIRTIAHMAYLVPDIRNTTVFRLPVDRAFSMKGFGTVITGTLISGSVSTGDTVMVYPALTQSRVRGLQVHNNNVTAAVCGQRTAMNFQGLDLSEVQRGDVIAPVDALKNTFMVDADFHYLPSNEKPLKNRTRVRFHTGTSEITALTILLDRDTLSPGEKAPVQFRFDTPMVCVRDDRYVVRSYSPVRTIGGGTILNPVPRKHKRFQDSIIEGLNHLSESGSEEAAAFHLLQAGAVGSTLSDLRLVTNLSEKQLGGILQKLLSNRTILVMDKEAKSYIHADAFTRLCYFATDYLEKFHQSHPLKEGLPKEELKSKFPSYIQPRLLNQILNQLVKDGQMVQEEEIVRLSTHKVALQVDQEALRERILAVYKEAGITPPYFREIVRTLDKGQAQAAPDVMKILIRENLMVRVKEELYFYRTSLDELQEKVVDFLLQNEEMNPTQFKEVCGGIARKYVIPLMEYFDGIHLTIRIGDTRKLRKQNPMER, from the coding sequence TTGAAAGAAATTATTCTCGGCACAGCCGGTCATATCGATCATGGGAAAACAAGCCTTGTTCGTGCGCTTACGGGAACGGACACAGACCGACTGAAAGAAGAAAAAAAACGGGGTATCACCATTGAGTTAGGATTTGCCTCTCTCAACCTCCCGGACGGCAGACGTCTCGGGGTTGTGGATGTACCCGGTCATGAAAAATTTGTCAAAAACATGGTTGCCGGTGCTTCAGGCATCGACATCGTTGCAATGGTCATTGCAGCCGACGAAGGCACCATGCCCCAGACCCGTGAGCATTTGGAAATATGTTCTCTACTGGGCATCCGCCAGGGTATTGTGGTACTCACCAAGTGCGATTTGGTGGATGAAGAATGGCTCGAAATGGTCACGGAAGATGTCAGAGATTTTCTTTCCGATAGCTTTCTTGCCGAAGCACCCATCATCCCTGTTTCCTCCCATACGGGTCAGGGCCTGGAAGAACTGATTCGTACCATCGCCCATATGGCCTATCTGGTACCGGACATCCGTAACACTACCGTTTTCAGACTCCCTGTAGACAGAGCCTTCTCCATGAAGGGCTTTGGTACCGTGATTACCGGAACCCTGATTTCCGGTTCCGTCAGCACGGGCGATACCGTAATGGTATATCCCGCCCTGACCCAGTCCCGCGTACGGGGACTGCAGGTTCACAACAACAACGTCACGGCAGCGGTATGCGGTCAGAGAACTGCCATGAACTTTCAGGGCCTGGATCTTTCGGAAGTGCAGCGAGGAGATGTCATTGCCCCCGTAGACGCTCTGAAAAATACCTTCATGGTGGATGCGGATTTTCACTATCTGCCCAGCAATGAAAAGCCCCTGAAAAACCGCACCCGCGTCCGTTTTCATACGGGTACCAGCGAAATCACAGCGCTCACCATTCTCCTTGACAGGGATACCCTGTCCCCCGGAGAAAAAGCACCTGTCCAGTTCCGTTTTGACACTCCCATGGTCTGCGTTCGGGATGACCGCTATGTGGTACGCTCCTACTCCCCTGTCCGAACCATCGGGGGCGGCACCATACTGAACCCCGTACCCCGAAAGCACAAACGGTTCCAGGATTCAATCATTGAGGGGCTCAACCATCTCAGTGAGTCCGGAAGTGAAGAAGCCGCTGCCTTCCACCTGCTTCAGGCGGGGGCTGTAGGCTCCACCCTCTCCGACCTCAGACTGGTGACCAACCTCTCGGAAAAACAGCTGGGCGGAATCCTGCAGAAACTCCTTTCCAACCGGACCATTCTGGTTATGGATAAGGAAGCCAAAAGCTATATTCATGCAGATGCCTTTACAAGGCTCTGCTATTTTGCAACGGACTACCTGGAAAAGTTTCATCAGTCCCACCCTCTGAAAGAAGGCCTGCCCAAAGAAGAGCTGAAAAGCAAGTTCCCTTCCTATATTCAGCCTCGCCTTCTCAACCAGATCCTGAACCAGCTGGTAAAAGATGGGCAAATGGTACAGGAAGAAGAAATTGTCCGGCTCAGCACCCACAAGGTTGCCCTTCAGGTGGATCAGGAAGCCCTGCGGGAAAGAATTCTCGCCGTCTACAAGGAAGCGGGCATCACCCCTCCCTATTTCCGGGAAATAGTAAGAACGCTGGACAAGGGACAGGCCCAGGCAGCTCCGGATGTGATGAAAATTCTTATCCGGGAAAATCTCATGGTCAGGGTAAAGGAAGAACTTTATTTTTATCGGACTTCTCTGGATGAACTTCAGGAAAAAGTAGTTGACTTTCTCCTTCAAAATGAAGAAATGAATCCAACTCAATTCAAGGAAGTCTGCGGCGGTATTGCACGAAAATATGTCATACCGCTCATGGAATATTTTGACGGCATTCACCTGACCATCCGCATCGGTGACACACGGAAGCTCAGGAAACAGAACCCAATGGAAAGATAA
- a CDS encoding radical SAM protein: protein MLENKSDTSIYQGFEQGPIRPPSEAGSLLIRVTRNCPWNRCRFCPVYKGSRFSLRPVDHVLADIDSVHACLTALQADASGGPVTRDMVTRAGKDLSGPELDALHATLNWMAHGMESVFLQDANSLIMKPDDLISVLRHIRDRFPWISRITSYARSHTIKGIPDAKLREMAETGLNRIHVGMESGCDEVLERIRKGVTRGVHIMAGQKVKAAGMSLSEYVMPGLGGRDLSEAHAMDTADALNQINPDYIRLRTLALPAHTELYQDWQEGRFEKCSGEEVAREMLGFIMALEGISSTLTSDHVLNLFESVNGRFPEDKPQMIAEIQSFLDLPEKDRMLYQAGRRMGVYRGMADFRDLQRRGRVEEACRRYGIRPDNLEEVLDDLMRRFI, encoded by the coding sequence ATGTTGGAAAATAAAAGTGATACATCCATATATCAAGGTTTTGAGCAAGGGCCTATTCGCCCTCCCAGCGAGGCTGGCAGTCTTCTGATCCGGGTTACACGGAACTGCCCATGGAACCGGTGCCGGTTCTGCCCTGTATACAAAGGGAGCCGTTTCAGTTTGCGGCCTGTGGACCATGTTCTTGCCGATATCGACAGTGTGCATGCCTGCCTGACGGCTTTGCAGGCCGACGCGTCAGGAGGCCCCGTGACACGGGATATGGTGACGCGTGCGGGAAAGGATTTGTCCGGACCGGAGCTGGATGCGCTGCATGCAACACTTAACTGGATGGCCCATGGCATGGAATCTGTTTTTCTTCAGGATGCCAACAGCTTGATTATGAAACCGGATGATCTCATATCGGTGCTGCGCCATATTCGGGACCGCTTTCCATGGATCAGCCGGATTACCTCGTATGCACGCTCCCATACCATTAAGGGAATTCCTGATGCAAAGCTGAGGGAGATGGCTGAAACCGGTCTGAACCGCATTCATGTGGGGATGGAATCCGGTTGTGATGAGGTGCTGGAAAGAATTCGGAAGGGCGTTACGCGGGGAGTGCATATTATGGCCGGTCAGAAAGTGAAGGCAGCTGGCATGTCCCTTTCCGAGTATGTCATGCCGGGCCTTGGCGGCAGGGATCTTTCTGAAGCCCACGCCATGGACACGGCCGATGCTCTGAATCAGATCAACCCGGATTATATACGGCTGAGAACCCTGGCCCTTCCGGCCCATACAGAGCTTTACCAGGACTGGCAGGAAGGCCGTTTTGAGAAATGCAGCGGTGAAGAAGTGGCACGGGAAATGCTCGGTTTTATTATGGCACTGGAAGGAATTTCCAGTACCCTGACCAGTGATCATGTGCTGAATCTCTTTGAAAGTGTCAATGGAAGGTTTCCGGAGGATAAACCGCAAATGATAGCAGAAATCCAGTCTTTTCTGGATCTTCCGGAAAAGGACAGAATGTTGTACCAGGCGGGACGCCGGATGGGCGTGTATCGCGGAATGGCAGATTTCAGGGACCTGCAGCGCCGGGGTCGTGTGGAGGAAGCCTGCCGACGTTATGGAATCCGGCCGGATAATCTGGAAGAGGTGCTGGATGACCTTATGCGACGATTCATCTGA
- the cls gene encoding cardiolipin synthase, with amino-acid sequence MLTLIAVLVTVVEVLAILMAIHAVMYARSSQGAVAWVIALITFPWLTLPFYWVFGRNKFHGYLEALRQGSLEKAREVKEQIETLERYRAFSPEDQPDTYRLFESLARAPFTRGNKVRLLVNGKATFEAIFSAIGEAENYILLEFFIVRDDALGLRLQKLLMEKARAGVRVYFLYDEIGSRKLKAGYGRRLRDAGVQFRPFFTRRGFFNRFQLNFRNHRKIVVVDGREAFVGGHNVGREYLGKSRRFGFWRDTHMGVRGPAVLAVQRVFEGDWYWATRATLSLRRDPENEEGMGTPLLVLPTDPAHNLEACSLFFVNAILAARKRVWIASPYFVPNDAVMQALQTAALRGVDVRILLPSRSDFWLVHLAGYAYLQKLAMEGIRIFRYLPGFLHQKVMLVDDQFAAVGTANADNRSFYLNFEITLIAADSKVAETVGEMLQRDFNVSCEVNAQSLPKPLWFYRFAVRFAGLFSPVL; translated from the coding sequence ATGCTTACGCTGATTGCTGTTTTGGTTACCGTTGTGGAGGTTCTGGCCATTCTCATGGCGATTCATGCTGTGATGTATGCCAGAAGTTCCCAGGGGGCAGTGGCTTGGGTGATTGCACTGATCACTTTTCCATGGCTGACGCTGCCCTTTTACTGGGTTTTCGGAAGAAATAAGTTTCATGGTTATCTGGAGGCTCTTCGGCAGGGCTCCCTGGAAAAAGCCCGTGAAGTGAAGGAGCAGATAGAGACTCTGGAAAGATACCGTGCGTTTTCTCCTGAAGATCAGCCGGACACATACCGGCTATTTGAAAGTCTTGCACGAGCACCTTTTACCCGTGGCAACAAGGTTCGGCTTCTTGTGAATGGGAAGGCTACATTTGAAGCCATTTTTTCAGCCATAGGAGAAGCGGAAAATTATATTCTGCTGGAATTTTTTATTGTGCGGGATGACGCTCTGGGCCTGCGACTGCAGAAGCTTCTCATGGAAAAAGCCAGGGCAGGCGTCAGGGTGTATTTTCTCTATGATGAGATCGGCAGTCGTAAACTGAAAGCCGGGTATGGTCGCAGGTTGAGGGATGCGGGTGTGCAGTTCCGGCCTTTTTTTACCCGCAGGGGTTTTTTTAACCGGTTTCAGCTGAATTTCCGCAATCATCGTAAAATTGTTGTGGTGGACGGCAGGGAAGCTTTTGTGGGCGGGCATAATGTGGGAAGGGAGTATCTTGGGAAAAGCAGGAGGTTCGGTTTTTGGCGGGATACCCATATGGGCGTACGGGGGCCGGCAGTTCTTGCGGTCCAGCGGGTGTTTGAAGGGGACTGGTATTGGGCCACAAGAGCGACACTTTCTCTGCGTAGGGATCCGGAAAATGAAGAGGGGATGGGTACCCCTCTTCTGGTTCTACCCACGGATCCTGCCCACAATCTCGAAGCATGTTCCCTTTTTTTTGTGAATGCCATTCTGGCTGCCAGAAAAAGAGTCTGGATTGCAAGCCCCTATTTTGTTCCCAACGATGCTGTGATGCAGGCCTTGCAGACAGCCGCTCTACGGGGTGTGGATGTACGTATTCTGCTTCCATCCCGTTCGGATTTCTGGCTGGTTCATCTGGCCGGTTATGCCTATCTGCAGAAACTGGCCATGGAAGGCATTCGTATTTTTCGGTATCTTCCGGGGTTTTTGCACCAGAAAGTGATGCTGGTGGATGATCAGTTTGCAGCCGTTGGTACGGCCAATGCCGATAACAGATCCTTTTATCTGAACTTTGAAATCACGCTGATTGCAGCGGACTCAAAAGTGGCGGAGACTGTCGGGGAGATGCTGCAGAGAGATTTTAACGTTTCCTGTGAGGTCAATGCTCAAAGCCTGCCAAAACCTTTGTGGTTTTATCGTTTTGCCGTTCGTTTTGCAGGTCTCTTTTCTCCCGTGCTGTGA
- a CDS encoding endonuclease III domain-containing protein, which translates to MSGSNFCIHRFMEILKEAYREWNAPVISLMAATGATPFGVLVATLLSLRTKDEVTEAAARRLLSRADTPERMLNLGEERIRELIFPVGFYPTKARRLMSIAAILVEKYEGGVPDSMEELLALPGVGRKTANLVLVEGFGIPAICVDTHVHRISNRLGYVEAPTPEKTEMALRAKLPLEYWVAYNEILVAFGQTLCRPVSPWCSRCPVAALCPRKGVERFR; encoded by the coding sequence ATGTCCGGTTCGAACTTTTGTATTCATCGTTTCATGGAAATTTTGAAGGAGGCTTACAGGGAGTGGAATGCTCCTGTCATAAGTCTTATGGCGGCAACGGGTGCAACGCCTTTCGGTGTTCTTGTGGCAACACTTCTTTCCCTGCGGACCAAGGATGAGGTTACGGAAGCAGCGGCACGGAGACTTTTGAGCAGGGCAGATACTCCTGAGCGTATGCTGAATCTGGGTGAGGAGCGTATACGGGAGTTGATTTTTCCCGTGGGGTTCTACCCGACCAAAGCCAGGCGACTTATGTCCATCGCTGCCATTCTCGTGGAAAAGTATGAAGGCGGTGTTCCGGATTCTATGGAGGAGCTGCTGGCCCTGCCGGGGGTGGGGCGCAAAACAGCCAATCTTGTTCTGGTGGAAGGGTTCGGTATTCCAGCCATTTGTGTGGATACCCATGTTCACCGCATTTCCAACCGACTGGGCTATGTGGAAGCCCCTACGCCGGAAAAAACGGAAATGGCACTCAGGGCCAAGCTGCCCCTTGAGTACTGGGTTGCCTACAATGAGATTCTTGTGGCTTTTGGTCAGACCCTCTGCCGACCAGTCTCCCCATGGTGCAGCCGGTGTCCTGTGGCTGCCCTTTGTCCGCGTAAAGGGGTAGAGCGCTTCCGCTGA
- a CDS encoding molybdenum cofactor biosynthesis protein MoaE, protein MTLSLQDLLNEIKKNPRFPQAGMVLCHNGVVRETSRDGRKVTGLRVSVDSSRLAEIIHKAKAMPGILDVLVHIFKDKPLKVGDDVMYIVVAGDIREHVIHALTSTLESIKKEATQKTEFF, encoded by the coding sequence ATGACACTGTCGCTTCAGGATCTTCTGAATGAAATCAAAAAGAATCCGCGTTTTCCCCAAGCGGGCATGGTTCTCTGCCACAATGGCGTAGTACGTGAGACCAGTCGCGATGGCAGAAAAGTTACGGGACTTCGGGTCAGCGTGGATTCCTCCCGCCTGGCGGAAATTATCCATAAGGCAAAAGCCATGCCCGGCATCCTGGATGTACTTGTACATATATTCAAAGACAAGCCTCTGAAAGTCGGAGATGATGTCATGTACATCGTTGTGGCAGGGGATATCCGTGAACACGTGATCCATGCTCTCACATCCACACTGGAATCGATCAAAAAAGAAGCCACTCAAAAAACGGAATTCTTTTAA
- the hemW gene encoding radical SAM family heme chaperone HemW, protein MGVYIHVPFCKSRCRYCDFYSTASLQAMDDWSQAILDEISLMEKPKGKGVDTLYFGGGTPSLLDADVIGRIVDAVDSRYGIRQGAEITLEANPGSVSPHKLMEFRHAGVNRLHFGIQSLDEQELCFLGRSHSVKEALDAWDAGRRAGFFNMGLDLIYGLPGQGRVFWESGLKKALSLGPDHLSLYMLSIESDTPMGRDLEAGVLSAPDESMVADLLRFTLYYMDAAGYPWYEVSSFARGEEFQSRHNLGYWEKKICLGFGPGAHSYIHPLRWSNAPDLAFYINSVRQKQLPRILEEPLTRDGEQIEGFYLGFRTRKGLDIQAWDTAFGGSFHTEYGGLLDYYEQKGFLICDSRFCRLTVEGMVFLDAVTAAFCCS, encoded by the coding sequence ATGGGAGTTTACATTCATGTGCCTTTCTGCAAATCCCGCTGCAGGTACTGTGATTTTTATTCCACTGCCAGTCTTCAGGCTATGGATGACTGGTCGCAAGCCATTCTGGATGAAATAAGTCTCATGGAAAAACCGAAGGGAAAGGGGGTGGATACCCTGTATTTTGGAGGGGGAACTCCCTCTCTTCTGGATGCGGATGTGATAGGCCGGATTGTGGATGCTGTGGATAGCCGATACGGCATCCGACAGGGGGCTGAAATCACGCTGGAAGCCAATCCTGGCAGCGTTTCACCTCATAAACTGATGGAATTTCGCCATGCCGGAGTGAATCGTTTGCATTTCGGCATACAGAGCCTGGATGAACAGGAACTTTGTTTCCTTGGCCGTAGCCACAGTGTGAAAGAAGCTCTGGATGCATGGGATGCGGGAAGGAGGGCCGGTTTTTTCAATATGGGATTGGATCTGATCTACGGGCTTCCAGGTCAGGGCAGGGTCTTCTGGGAATCCGGACTGAAAAAAGCGCTGAGCCTTGGGCCGGATCATCTTTCCCTTTACATGCTTTCCATAGAGTCGGATACCCCCATGGGACGGGATCTGGAGGCAGGGGTGCTTTCTGCCCCGGATGAATCCATGGTGGCGGATCTTCTGCGGTTTACGTTGTACTATATGGATGCAGCCGGTTACCCATGGTATGAAGTCTCCAGTTTTGCAAGGGGAGAAGAATTCCAGTCCCGTCACAATCTCGGGTATTGGGAAAAAAAAATTTGCCTTGGTTTCGGACCGGGTGCCCATAGCTATATTCATCCCCTGCGATGGTCCAATGCTCCGGATCTTGCTTTTTATATCAACTCAGTGAGGCAGAAACAGCTTCCACGTATTCTGGAAGAGCCCCTGACCAGGGATGGGGAGCAGATTGAAGGGTTTTATCTGGGGTTCAGAACCCGCAAGGGACTGGATATCCAGGCATGGGATACTGCGTTTGGCGGTTCTTTTCATACAGAATACGGGGGTCTGCTGGATTATTATGAGCAGAAAGGTTTTTTGATTTGTGACAGCCGGTTCTGTCGTCTCACTGTGGAGGGAATGGTTTTTCTGGATGCCGTTACGGCAGCTTTCTGCTGTAGCTGA
- the mltG gene encoding endolytic transglycosylase MltG, translating into MRPSYFFIPFLVLLLLALITGLLLRNELQQYAQTPLQEKGEEILFSVRPGEGFRTVAERMEREGLIHSSFRLRVLARLEKKDTRLHIGTYAMSPALSPRYLLDMMVEGRVKRYRITLPEGLRITEIAKRVSQTGLVEEETFVWQAKDPAFAIRLGITAPTLEGYLFPDTYFFTHQDSVETMLHTMVKHFNRVFTDEKKERAKELGFSVHEIVTLASIIEKETGAPEERPLISSVFHNRLKKGMRLQTDPTVIYGIPDFGGSITRSHLRTPTPYNTYHIRGLPPGPIASPGKASIQAALWPAQSDYLFFVSRNDGTHHFSTNLPEHNRAVQKYQRGNRNSGQ; encoded by the coding sequence ATGCGACCCTCTTACTTTTTTATTCCCTTTTTGGTTCTTCTTTTACTGGCACTGATCACAGGGCTCCTGCTCCGAAATGAGCTGCAGCAATACGCACAAACACCGCTGCAGGAAAAGGGAGAAGAAATTCTTTTCAGTGTCAGGCCGGGTGAAGGCTTCCGAACCGTGGCCGAACGTATGGAAAGAGAGGGACTGATTCACTCCTCCTTCCGCCTCCGGGTTCTGGCGCGTCTGGAAAAAAAAGACACACGCCTTCATATCGGTACCTATGCCATGTCTCCAGCCCTCTCACCCCGATATCTTCTGGACATGATGGTGGAGGGCCGGGTGAAACGCTACCGCATCACCCTGCCCGAAGGCCTGCGCATAACAGAAATTGCCAAAAGGGTCTCGCAAACCGGGCTTGTGGAAGAAGAAACCTTCGTCTGGCAAGCTAAAGACCCTGCCTTTGCCATCCGCCTGGGCATTACCGCTCCTACCCTTGAAGGCTACCTCTTCCCGGACACGTATTTTTTTACCCATCAGGACAGTGTGGAAACCATGCTGCACACCATGGTCAAGCATTTTAACCGGGTTTTTACGGACGAAAAAAAAGAACGGGCCAAAGAGCTGGGCTTTTCCGTGCACGAAATTGTGACACTGGCTTCCATCATTGAAAAAGAAACGGGGGCTCCGGAAGAAAGACCCCTGATTTCTTCCGTTTTCCATAACCGGCTGAAAAAAGGCATGCGGCTTCAGACTGACCCCACGGTGATTTACGGAATTCCTGATTTTGGCGGCTCCATCACCCGAAGCCATCTCCGGACACCGACACCGTATAACACCTACCATATCCGGGGGTTGCCGCCCGGTCCCATAGCATCTCCGGGAAAAGCCTCCATTCAGGCTGCCCTGTGGCCTGCTCAGAGTGACTACCTCTTTTTCGTCTCCAGAAATGATGGCACCCATCATTTCTCAACCAACCTTCCAGAACACAACCGTGCGGTTCAGAAATATCAGCGCGGTAACCGAAATTCAGGACAATAG